A stretch of the Vigna radiata var. radiata cultivar VC1973A chromosome 7, Vradiata_ver6, whole genome shotgun sequence genome encodes the following:
- the LOC106768251 gene encoding uncharacterized protein LOC106768251 has product MTLLEVIKDASINSKPLDLPLDYPIVLNPESILPTLKAEVKDESSSSLVRPLTGWHISPKDAEIVDINKKFFTELNAKLKKTNNLDKGDFVSSLNSYLENIRDKAGVVIRVDSSRNEYSKTLVDKLGVYMGKDVAGLVLNGCVSLEMWEVVEALIVNAIIEHSCYSSLITKLVEKKQSDLICLCIKHAFDLGSSEILSILRYFLSPSKDAYNSMLNVKKEWKRQAVLAIEILSGSKLKRKKLLLAKEASILLMMAYDGFSASETCLHYLIASSNINDVMLSPSLSKLNGKELINLIRYLGKWLKKYERFPQAGPCPRASSVLGLEACDWVPKLEDVIKCLGLLLDEKFSSLVLHPLFHEELRSIEGVVNCLTAEAKICHLTADVVDKLKIEAENL; this is encoded by the coding sequence ATGACTTTGTTAGAAGTAATCAAGGATGCTTCAATCAATTCAAAACCGCTTGATTTACCTTTGGACTACCCAATTGTTCTGAACCCAGAGAGTATCTTACCCACTTTAAAGGCCGAAGTTAAAGATGAATCTTCTTCATCACTGGTAAGGCCCCTTACTGGGTGGCATATTTCGCCAAAGGATGCTGAGATCGTTGACATTAACAAAAAGTTCTTTACAGAGCTGAATGCTAAGCTCAAGAAGACTAATAATTTGGATAAGGGTGACTTTGTTAGTAGTTTGAATTCTTATCTGGAAAACATCAGGGACAAAGCAGGGGTTGTGATTAGGGTTGATTCGTCCCGAAATGAGTATAGCAAGACTTTGGTTGATAAGCTTGGAGTATACATGGGTAAAGATGTTGCTGGCCTGGTATTGAATGGGTGTGTTTCTTTGGAGATGTGGGAAGTGGTCGAGGCTTTAATTGTTAATGCTATTATTGAGCATTCTTGCTATTCAAGCCTGATCACCAAGTTAGTGGAAAAAAAGCAGTCTGATTTGATCTGTTTATGCATAAAGCATGCTTTCGATCTTGGTTCATCAGAAATACTCAGCATTTTGAGGTATTTTCTTTCGCCATCCAAAGATGCTTATAACAGTATGCTAAATGTGAAGAAGGAGTGGAAGAGGCAAGCAGTGTTAGCCATTGAGATTTTAAGTGGTAGCAAGCTGAAGAGGAAGAAATTGCTTTTGGCAAAGGAGGCTTCCATTTTGCTTATGATGGCCTATGATGGTTTCTCTGCGTCTGAGACTTGTTTGCATTATCTGATTGCATCATCCAACATCAATGACGTGATGCTATCTCCTTCACTCAGTAAGTTGAATGGCaaagaattaataaatttgattcgTTATTTAGGCAAGTGGTTGAAGAAATACGAGAGGTTTCCTCAAGCAGGACCATGTCCAAGAGCCTCATCAGTTTTGGGTTTGGAGGCTTGCGATTGGGTTCCTAAACTTGAAGATGTTATAAAATGTCTTGGCTTACTGCTAGATGAGAAATTTTCTTCATTGGTGTTACATCCACTGTTTCACGAGGAGCTGAGATCAATTGAAGGAGTGGTTAATTGTTTAACTGCTGAAGCCAAAATTTGTCACTTAACGGCTGATGTAGTTGACAAACTAAAGATCGAAGCTGAAAATTTGTAA